In one window of Prevotella fusca JCM 17724 DNA:
- a CDS encoding phosphatidate cytidylyltransferase, whose protein sequence is MSDKLKNLIIRAITGVFFVTVMVLGILHPHGLIALFALITGLSIWEYTGLVNNIKGVKVNRFISTIAGVYFFLSVAGLRLTPVEGFVVFVPYILTILYLLVSELYLKNENPVNSWAYTMLGQMYIALPFSMINVLAFQQVEAGQATFDFLLPLSIFIFLWTNDTGAYLCGSLLGKHKLFPRISPKKSWEGSIGGGILVLIVAGVIGYFANIGATPHMLSIPAWVGLGLVVVVFGTWGDLVESLLKRTLGVKDSGNILPGHGGMLDRFDSSLLAIPAAVVYLYTLTLFN, encoded by the coding sequence ATGAGTGATAAACTAAAGAATCTGATTATCAGAGCTATCACAGGCGTATTCTTCGTCACGGTGATGGTGTTGGGCATCCTTCACCCTCACGGACTGATTGCTCTTTTCGCACTCATCACGGGTCTTTCCATCTGGGAATACACCGGATTGGTGAACAACATCAAGGGCGTAAAGGTCAACCGCTTCATCTCAACCATTGCAGGAGTCTATTTCTTCCTGTCGGTTGCAGGGCTGCGCCTGACACCGGTTGAGGGTTTCGTTGTCTTTGTTCCCTACATCCTGACAATTCTCTACCTCTTGGTTTCAGAACTGTACCTGAAGAATGAGAACCCTGTCAACAGCTGGGCATACACGATGTTGGGACAGATGTATATCGCACTGCCTTTCTCAATGATTAACGTATTGGCTTTCCAGCAGGTTGAAGCAGGACAGGCAACCTTTGACTTCCTCCTTCCGTTGAGTATCTTCATCTTCCTATGGACCAACGATACAGGTGCTTATCTCTGCGGTTCACTACTCGGAAAGCATAAGCTCTTCCCACGTATCAGTCCGAAGAAGAGTTGGGAAGGAAGCATCGGCGGTGGCATTCTCGTTCTGATTGTGGCTGGTGTCATCGGCTACTTTGCAAACATCGGGGCTACACCTCACATGCTAAGCATCCCTGCATGGGTAGGCTTGGGGCTCGTCGTAGTAGTCTTCGGAACATGGGGCGACCTTGTAGAGAGTCTTCTCAAGCGTACGCTCGGAGTCAAGGACAGTGGTAATATCCTGCCGGGACATGGTGGCATGCTCGACCGTTTCGACTCATCACTCTTAGCAATACCAGCAGCTGTCGTGTATCTCTATACACTGACGCTCTTCAATTAA
- a CDS encoding SprT-like domain-containing protein gives MNAELTTDYLQQAFEHYNALIFEGKLPVPKLKWSRAKTRLGQMACKRKTSWGRTKFYDYTISVSNYYKLTTEEIDDVLIHEMIHYSIAYTGLKDTSAHGIVFRGMMDKINRTFGRHITISVRTRNLQPRMAQQPKDYLILALEMKDGKYYLSSVNPSAARKIATSLARTREIAHYVWYQSQDEYFHGMPRVRSLRGKRVSAEVYETIIGKMKLLK, from the coding sequence ATGAACGCAGAACTCACCACAGACTATCTCCAACAGGCTTTTGAGCATTACAATGCCCTCATATTTGAAGGCAAACTGCCCGTACCTAAGCTGAAATGGTCACGTGCCAAGACCCGTTTGGGGCAGATGGCGTGCAAAAGAAAGACAAGCTGGGGACGTACAAAGTTCTATGACTACACCATTTCCGTCTCCAACTATTACAAACTGACGACAGAAGAGATAGATGATGTGCTCATCCACGAGATGATACACTACTCTATAGCCTATACAGGACTGAAAGACACATCAGCACATGGCATTGTCTTTCGTGGTATGATGGACAAGATTAACCGTACTTTCGGCAGACACATCACCATCTCTGTGCGCACACGCAACCTGCAGCCGCGCATGGCACAACAGCCCAAAGACTATCTCATACTGGCTTTAGAGATGAAAGACGGTAAGTATTATCTCTCTTCCGTCAATCCCTCTGCAGCCCGAAAGATAGCAACCTCCCTTGCCCGCACCCGTGAAATAGCACATTACGTATGGTATCAGTCACAGGATGAATACTTCCACGGCATGCCTCGTGTACGCTCTCTGCGTGGCAAACGAGTATCTGCAGAGGTCTACGAAACGATAATCGGAAAGATGAAACTACTAAAATAA
- a CDS encoding relaxase/mobilization nuclease domain-containing protein: MIGKCKAIAHGSNALEYIFREGKLGKTLLFHNLCGTTPKEIYEEMKMVSDYNTWCRNKFLRIEIGIAPQDEKRLSLASVRNLASNFAIRMGLANHQWVAVTHKDTDNMHIHIIANRISLYGNVYDTTFVSNKAARVAEELSRKYGMTIAKEVKTERTHKKIKAIPTREQTKQQVQKICYALLDRYKGTGITGHSMFLYDLSKSGVTIERLKNKQGKIYGLKFAYDSQTFKASEIGREFGYRSLQKNFEISNKTEPKKATTMADELAKNKIQSDTGYQLVPPSRSYTSPANTNENSSIAQAVGNVASTAINAAEEIISGAGGLISPQTHRDDYAETAWQHRLRNQAKKKKKRGRGL; the protein is encoded by the coding sequence ATGATAGGAAAATGTAAAGCAATAGCACATGGCAGTAATGCACTGGAGTATATTTTCAGAGAGGGAAAACTCGGAAAAACGCTTCTCTTTCACAATCTCTGCGGCACTACGCCAAAGGAAATTTACGAGGAAATGAAGATGGTCAGCGATTACAACACATGGTGCAGAAACAAGTTCCTGCGTATCGAAATCGGCATAGCACCACAGGACGAGAAAAGATTGAGTCTTGCATCCGTCCGTAACCTTGCGTCAAACTTTGCAATACGCATGGGACTTGCCAACCATCAATGGGTGGCGGTTACACATAAAGACACCGACAATATGCATATCCATATCATCGCCAATCGCATTAGTCTGTATGGCAACGTTTATGACACTACCTTTGTGAGTAACAAGGCAGCAAGGGTTGCAGAGGAACTCAGCCGCAAGTATGGTATGACCATCGCAAAGGAAGTCAAGACGGAAAGGACACACAAAAAGATAAAAGCTATCCCAACAAGAGAACAAACAAAGCAGCAGGTACAGAAGATATGCTATGCTTTACTTGATAGGTACAAAGGCACAGGCATCACAGGGCATTCGATGTTCCTCTACGACCTTAGCAAGAGTGGTGTAACCATTGAACGCTTAAAGAACAAACAGGGAAAGATATATGGATTGAAGTTCGCATACGACAGCCAGACTTTCAAGGCATCTGAAATCGGCAGGGAATTCGGTTACCGTTCCTTGCAGAAGAATTTTGAGATAAGTAACAAGACAGAACCAAAGAAAGCCACGACAATGGCAGATGAGCTGGCAAAGAACAAAATTCAATCCGATACAGGTTATCAACTTGTTCCTCCCAGCCGCTCCTATACGTCACCTGCCAACACAAATGAAAATTCATCTATTGCACAAGCCGTAGGTAATGTGGCAAGTACTGCCATAAATGCAGCCGAAGAAATCATTTCCGGAGCAGGTGGGTTAATCAGCCCACAGACACACCGTGATGATTATGCCGAGACAGCATGGCAACACAGGCTCAGAAACCAAGCCAAGAAAAAGAAGAAAAGAGGAAGAGGATTGTAA
- a CDS encoding plasmid mobilization protein, producing the protein MNRNNRKTARWQQQEKKEQRMNKTEFIKVRCTLEEKQRIKSKAESTGRKFSDYCREMLLSGEVISVPKMTDNEKEAIEVLRRTAYFFMHISNLIKVKDDTWVLITQSLSYLARETFKRFFNSKYRIEERAIKLLNLMENDRKM; encoded by the coding sequence ATGAACAGAAACAACAGAAAGACTGCCCGATGGCAGCAACAGGAGAAGAAAGAACAGCGGATGAACAAGACGGAGTTCATCAAGGTAAGATGCACCTTAGAGGAAAAGCAACGAATTAAATCAAAGGCAGAAAGCACAGGACGGAAGTTCTCTGATTACTGCCGCGAGATGCTTCTTAGTGGAGAAGTTATTTCTGTTCCTAAGATGACGGACAATGAAAAGGAAGCCATAGAGGTGTTGAGACGAACTGCCTACTTCTTTATGCATATTTCCAACCTTATCAAGGTAAAGGATGATACGTGGGTACTGATTACCCAAAGCCTTTCCTATCTGGCAAGGGAAACTTTTAAACGTTTCTTTAATTCCAAATACCGTATTGAGGAAAGGGCAATTAAACTCTTAAATCTGATGGAGAATGATAGGAAAATGTAA
- a CDS encoding DUF3408 domain-containing protein encodes MKKMKASREEIDQSIKEAFNMNRQESNERTERKSLTYYLGDTEDEVEEQPQAKAPSKETDCREVIASEPSEPTLQTENATIQRRISAKMRRGTLEAYKQAFLVPSKLNDRKAVYLSKATQERADFIVRRLGDRGSNLSSFVENIVRIHLEEYGEDIEKWRKL; translated from the coding sequence ATGAAAAAGATGAAAGCAAGCAGAGAGGAGATAGACCAATCCATAAAAGAAGCGTTCAACATGAACAGACAGGAAAGTAATGAAAGAACAGAAAGGAAAAGTCTTACATACTACTTGGGAGATACAGAAGACGAGGTGGAAGAACAACCACAGGCAAAAGCGCCATCAAAAGAAACAGATTGCCGAGAAGTAATAGCTTCCGAGCCATCCGAACCTACACTGCAGACAGAGAATGCAACCATTCAACGGCGCATCAGTGCCAAGATGAGACGGGGAACGCTCGAAGCCTACAAACAGGCGTTCCTTGTTCCGTCCAAATTGAACGACCGAAAGGCGGTTTATCTGAGCAAGGCGACACAGGAGCGTGCAGACTTCATCGTCCGCAGACTGGGCGACAGGGGCAGCAACCTTTCAAGTTTTGTGGAGAATATCGTGCGCATTCATTTGGAGGAATACGGTGAGGACATAGAGAAATGGAGAAAGCTGTAA
- a CDS encoding toprim domain-containing protein: MKEEDLSLIKRYPIVAYLERKGINPIRRTPAYALYRSPLREETHPSFKVDTEKNLWIDYAEGRGGSIIDLCMLLEDCTLSEAICRLGQTTSFDTACNNAVLSKEKVYSSNGSIRLPKEEMANGARILIDVSDTLPSHLQEYLTKVRCINLEKALPFLKSISYEVRGRRYEAIGFANLSGGYELRNDKTFKGTVAPKDITPIFENKPQPVCLFEGFMDFLSFLSIKEKVNNRCLVLNSVSNIGRSISYLNNQQVSSIRIFLDNDDAGRRATQELIKAGFKVEDISVHYGNFKDLNEYHVSRVHEQQKKLEKTPKTSNKVKQVKLKIR, encoded by the coding sequence ATGAAAGAAGAAGATTTATCACTTATCAAGCGATACCCCATTGTGGCGTATCTTGAAAGGAAAGGCATCAATCCTATACGCAGGACACCTGCCTATGCCCTGTACCGTTCACCACTTCGTGAAGAAACACATCCGAGTTTCAAGGTGGACACAGAGAAGAACCTTTGGATAGACTATGCCGAAGGCAGAGGTGGAAGCATCATCGACCTTTGTATGCTTTTGGAGGACTGCACGCTGTCGGAAGCCATCTGCCGTTTGGGGCAGACCACTTCCTTTGATACAGCGTGCAACAATGCCGTACTCTCAAAAGAGAAGGTATACAGCAGCAATGGCAGTATCAGACTACCAAAAGAGGAAATGGCAAACGGGGCAAGGATACTGATAGATGTATCAGACACCTTACCGTCACATTTGCAGGAGTATCTTACAAAGGTGCGCTGCATCAACTTGGAAAAGGCATTGCCCTTTCTCAAATCCATCAGCTATGAGGTAAGAGGAAGAAGATACGAAGCCATTGGCTTTGCCAACCTCTCCGGCGGCTATGAACTTCGGAACGACAAGACGTTCAAAGGAACGGTAGCCCCAAAAGATATAACCCCGATATTTGAGAATAAGCCACAGCCCGTCTGTCTGTTCGAGGGGTTTATGGACTTTCTCTCTTTCCTTTCAATAAAAGAAAAAGTGAATAACCGCTGCCTTGTGTTGAACTCTGTGAGCAACATAGGAAGAAGTATCAGCTATCTGAACAACCAGCAAGTATCTTCTATCCGTATTTTCCTTGATAACGACGACGCAGGGCGGAGAGCAACACAGGAGCTGATAAAGGCAGGTTTTAAGGTAGAAGATATATCTGTACATTACGGGAACTTCAAAGACCTCAACGAGTATCATGTCAGCCGTGTTCATGAGCAACAGAAAAAGTTGGAGAAAACACCCAAAACAAGCAATAAGGTAAAACAAGTCAAACTAAAAATACGATAG